From a region of the Verrucomicrobiia bacterium genome:
- a CDS encoding ABC transporter ATP-binding protein yields MEEPERKAAASVGEYLESAREAGGIFRWIWREVTTAQSRRKLYRMFGGLLVVIILQTVQPGAVALIFNGLTSRNGTLICWGLGIFLGCLLVQKLADRYQESAREWVLGLHWGRLDDRITELFFEKSVGQHIHEGTTLAVSNIDKGRWRLLEMQGMLLFEGIPSIMQLLVAYVFLWFLSWIAGVVMGIVIFTYLCWSIYLNFRVNQVCTPIDKEFRALNRRRVERWERVERVKISGKEDEETREMSGIFDGVITRDRRFWLWFIKQAHIRGMVNATGLIVIMGWGAWLVWNHKWQLGLLYPLYAWSARVSENIWRIGAIEHQINWNLPSVKSMIEALRIPPAITDSMEAVTLDHTVPHKIEFAGVSHTYPAEVKKTAEAPAALIRVNFTIEPGEKVALLGASGAGKTTVMRKLLRFDDPTSGCVLVGGIDLRTIRQASWRKGIGYIPQQSQVFDGSIRYNLTYRLSTEERARITDAELWKLMQLLQIDFKDRLTQGLDTIVGKNGIKLSGGQAQRLMIGAAVIRRPWLLVVDEATSSLDSVTEHEVQAGLATVLSGSATSALIVAHRLSTVRHLCTKFVVLKAANEVQNDESQVEAIASSFEDLYRESATFRRLADYQGVAVETPRARRATGATAEPSVAV; encoded by the coding sequence ATGGAAGAACCAGAGCGTAAGGCAGCAGCATCAGTAGGGGAATACCTGGAGAGCGCCCGGGAGGCGGGCGGCATTTTCCGCTGGATTTGGCGGGAAGTGACCACGGCGCAGAGCCGGCGGAAGCTGTACCGGATGTTTGGCGGCCTGTTGGTCGTCATCATCCTGCAGACAGTTCAACCCGGAGCGGTGGCCCTCATTTTCAACGGGCTCACGAGCCGGAACGGCACATTGATTTGCTGGGGACTCGGGATATTCCTGGGGTGTCTCCTCGTGCAGAAGCTCGCCGATCGCTACCAGGAATCGGCCCGCGAGTGGGTCCTCGGACTTCACTGGGGCCGTCTGGATGATCGGATTACGGAACTCTTCTTTGAGAAGTCCGTGGGCCAGCATATCCATGAGGGCACGACGCTTGCGGTGAGCAATATCGATAAAGGCCGCTGGCGGCTGCTGGAGATGCAGGGGATGCTCCTCTTTGAGGGGATACCGTCGATCATGCAGCTTCTCGTGGCGTATGTCTTCCTCTGGTTCCTCAGTTGGATCGCGGGAGTGGTGATGGGAATCGTGATTTTCACGTACCTCTGCTGGTCGATCTATCTGAACTTTCGCGTGAACCAGGTTTGCACGCCGATCGACAAAGAGTTTCGCGCGTTGAACCGGCGGCGAGTGGAACGCTGGGAACGGGTGGAGCGCGTCAAGATTTCCGGCAAAGAAGATGAGGAAACCCGGGAGATGTCCGGGATTTTCGATGGCGTGATCACGCGCGACCGGAGGTTCTGGTTGTGGTTCATCAAACAGGCGCATATTCGCGGGATGGTCAACGCGACCGGCCTGATCGTGATCATGGGGTGGGGGGCCTGGCTGGTCTGGAACCACAAATGGCAACTCGGCCTGCTCTATCCGCTCTATGCGTGGTCGGCGAGGGTCAGCGAGAACATCTGGCGGATTGGCGCGATCGAGCACCAGATCAACTGGAACCTGCCCTCGGTCAAATCCATGATCGAAGCGCTGCGGATTCCGCCAGCCATTACCGATTCGATGGAGGCGGTGACGCTGGACCATACCGTGCCGCACAAGATTGAATTCGCGGGCGTCTCCCATACATATCCGGCGGAGGTGAAGAAAACAGCGGAAGCGCCGGCCGCGTTGATCCGGGTCAACTTCACGATTGAACCCGGGGAAAAGGTGGCGCTGCTTGGCGCGAGCGGCGCGGGCAAGACGACCGTCATGAGAAAACTGTTGCGATTCGACGACCCGACATCCGGCTGCGTTCTGGTTGGCGGCATCGATCTGCGGACCATTCGCCAGGCATCTTGGCGGAAGGGCATCGGTTACATCCCGCAACAATCGCAGGTGTTTGACGGTTCCATCCGGTACAACCTGACCTATCGGCTCAGCACAGAGGAACGCGCCCGGATCACCGACGCCGAGTTGTGGAAACTGATGCAGCTTCTGCAGATCGACTTCAAGGACCGGCTCACGCAGGGACTCGATACGATTGTCGGCAAGAACGGTATAAAGCTGTCCGGTGGCCAAGCCCAGCGCCTGATGATTGGCGCGGCGGTGATCCGTCGCCCGTGGCTGCTCGTGGTTGATGAGGCGACATCCAGCCTCGACTCGGTGACCGAGCATGAGGTGCAGGCAGGGCTGGCGACAGTGCTTTCCGGTTCGGCGACCAGCGCGCTCATCGTCGCGCATCGCCTGAGCACAGTGCGGCACCTCTGCACCAAGTTTGTGGTCTTGAAAGCCGCCAACGAGGTCCAGAATGATGAATCACAAGTCGAGGCCATCGCCAGTTCCTTCGAGGACCTGTACCGCGAATCCGCGACGTTCCGTCGTCTGGCGGATTACCAGGGAGTGGCCGTGGAAACCCCGCGCGCCCGTCGTGCGACGGGGGCGACGGCGGAGCCGTCGGTTGCGGTTTGA
- a CDS encoding serine protease, producing MNRCQPLRRFLAAILGGITVLVSGCATPQATLTANYSPEKHYRKIYMVRMDNDPREVQPKVVARLQGMGFEVELMDPDKPGRESQGSGFVISDQGHVLTCAHVVGDEKTATIWLAGERMYADVVQADTNTDIALLKLETPVTNQVLRLVIDSTAPPTMGQEVYTIGFPLSEILGTSPRLAKGLVSSNVGMHDDPKQIQVSVEVQAGNSGSPLLNENGDVVGMINSTLSPMNVMAVTHGTLPQNVNFAIKPDALSDFVKQAGISGDRGNAEKTKLSFDRVKDSVVLVRSGRILPGEELSDELWCRINYHYFWDMYWRFQIFYLEFFDAKTGKLILKAGQYGDSLGTEDATIKRTFKRIREKFNPNPS from the coding sequence ATGAACCGTTGCCAACCATTGCGGCGATTTCTGGCAGCGATCCTTGGTGGTATCACGGTGCTGGTGTCCGGTTGTGCCACCCCGCAAGCCACGTTGACCGCCAACTACTCGCCCGAGAAACATTATCGGAAGATCTACATGGTGAGGATGGATAACGATCCTCGCGAGGTGCAGCCGAAGGTCGTGGCGCGCCTGCAGGGTATGGGCTTTGAGGTGGAGCTGATGGATCCCGATAAGCCGGGACGGGAGAGCCAAGGCAGCGGGTTCGTCATTAGCGACCAAGGGCACGTGCTGACGTGCGCGCACGTTGTTGGTGACGAGAAAACCGCGACGATCTGGCTGGCGGGGGAGCGGATGTACGCGGACGTCGTGCAGGCGGATACGAACACGGACATTGCGCTGCTGAAGTTGGAAACACCCGTTACGAATCAAGTGCTGCGTTTGGTCATCGATTCCACGGCGCCTCCCACCATGGGGCAGGAGGTGTATACGATTGGGTTTCCGCTCAGCGAGATCCTGGGGACTTCGCCGCGGCTCGCGAAGGGCCTGGTCAGTTCCAATGTGGGAATGCATGACGACCCGAAGCAGATCCAGGTTTCGGTTGAAGTGCAGGCGGGCAACAGCGGCAGCCCGTTGCTCAACGAGAACGGCGACGTCGTCGGCATGATTAACTCGACACTGAGTCCCATGAACGTGATGGCGGTGACCCACGGCACCTTGCCACAAAACGTCAATTTTGCGATCAAGCCGGATGCCTTGAGCGACTTTGTGAAACAGGCGGGGATATCCGGGGATCGTGGGAACGCTGAAAAGACAAAACTTTCATTTGATCGCGTCAAGGATTCCGTGGTGCTCGTGCGTTCCGGCAGGATTTTGCCGGGTGAGGAGTTGTCGGATGAATTGTGGTGCCGTATCAACTATCATTATTTTTGGGACATGTACTGGCGCTTCCAAATTTTCTATTTGGAATTCTTCGACGCCAAGACCGGCAAGCTGATCCTCAAGGCGGGACAGTATGGCGACAGCCTCGGTACGGAGGACGCCACAATCAAAAGAACGTTCAAGCGCATCCGCGAGAAGTTCAACCCCAATCCGTCGTAG
- a CDS encoding Lrp/AsnC family transcriptional regulator: MDPLLKLLEEHALRTPADLSKMLNLPADEVQRRIKQYEDDKVILGYKAVINDDKVDTDLVKAVIEVKIQPEREGGFDRIAKRIAKFDEVTSLFLMSGGYDLLIFVEGRNLREVAQFVAEKLATLAGVTSTGTHFMLKTYKEQAVMMEGAEEFERLKISP, translated from the coding sequence ATGGATCCACTGCTAAAACTCCTCGAAGAACACGCGTTGCGAACGCCAGCCGACCTGTCCAAGATGCTCAACCTTCCCGCCGACGAAGTGCAGCGCCGCATCAAACAGTACGAGGACGACAAGGTCATCCTCGGCTACAAGGCTGTTATCAACGACGACAAGGTTGACACCGACCTCGTCAAAGCCGTCATCGAGGTCAAGATCCAGCCCGAACGCGAAGGCGGCTTCGACCGCATTGCCAAACGCATCGCCAAGTTCGACGAAGTCACTTCCCTCTTCCTGATGTCCGGCGGCTACGACCTCCTCATTTTCGTCGAAGGCCGCAATCTCCGCGAAGTCGCCCAGTTCGTCGCCGAAAAGCTCGCCACCCTCGCCGGCGTCACGAGCACCGGCACCCACTTCATGCTCAAGACCTACAAAGAGCAGGCGGTGATGATGGAAGGCGCCGAAGAATTCGAGCGCCTCAAGATCAGCCCCTAA
- a CDS encoding GIY-YIG nuclease family protein, whose translation MHYVYLLRSLKNSSRTYIGITDDLKARLKNHNEGGTNNTSKYRPW comes from the coding sequence ATGCACTACGTCTACCTCCTCCGCAGCCTAAAGAATTCATCGAGAACCTACATCGGCATCACCGACGATCTCAAAGCGCGGCTCAAGAATCATAACGAAGGCGGGACCAATAACACTTCGAAATACCGGCCTTGGTAA
- a CDS encoding DUF309 domain-containing protein produces MATDPHLAGFIESFNRQAYYEAHDVLEELWLKTTDERRDFYKGLIQTAAVFLKLQQGKPEPAARLALRATSHLEKYPGVCERLSVEEVLGWLHDVSRGRNLVAEGNPPRMELLDT; encoded by the coding sequence GTGGCGACGGATCCGCATTTGGCCGGCTTCATTGAGTCTTTCAACCGCCAGGCGTACTACGAGGCCCATGATGTCCTGGAAGAGTTGTGGTTGAAAACCACCGACGAGCGCCGCGACTTCTACAAAGGCCTGATCCAAACGGCCGCAGTCTTTCTGAAACTGCAACAAGGCAAACCCGAGCCGGCTGCGCGTTTGGCGCTGCGCGCGACATCGCATCTGGAAAAGTATCCGGGAGTTTGCGAACGTCTCAGTGTGGAAGAGGTACTGGGCTGGCTCCATGACGTGAGCCGCGGTCGCAATCTCGTGGCGGAAGGCAATCCGCCGCGGATGGAGTTGCTCGACACATGA
- a CDS encoding protein kinase yields the protein MALSSKLGHFNLIEEIAHGGMGTVFRAFDPTLNREVAIKVLREDLAHDPKFLNDFLEEARSAAAISHPHIVQIYFVGEEASQYYIVMELLKGRTLREIVEKDGPMNEEEALDMTVDVIEGLRAAYRNQMIHGDIKPANIFIADDVGAKILDFGLSKLANVDVAPDQGIWGSPYYISPERVGQKAEDFRSDVYSLGATLFQMLTGHPPFEADTPEELAAKRLNEKPPLLRELNPDLTRKTEEVVNKMLNKSILLRYRDYDALLVDLKEAKTEATAKRLGVDLHPEFQPPPPPPRAPKQTSPLPLVITTVIVVLLIVGVVAYIFWPRTPVPTPSPSPSPSPTTQPQTPQTPAPIPPKPKPARPYNVEFSLNASSAPGAHTITIAGDFNGWKPETAIPMRKLPNGEWAATIQLPAGRHLYKLIVDGKWIPDPENPAQEDDNYGGKNSVVVVGK from the coding sequence ATGGCGCTCTCATCAAAGCTGGGCCATTTTAACTTAATCGAGGAGATCGCGCATGGCGGTATGGGCACGGTCTTCCGTGCCTTCGACCCCACCTTGAACCGTGAGGTCGCAATCAAGGTTTTGCGCGAGGACCTGGCGCATGACCCGAAGTTCCTTAACGATTTCCTCGAGGAAGCCCGTTCCGCCGCCGCCATCAGCCATCCACACATCGTCCAGATCTATTTCGTCGGTGAAGAAGCTTCCCAATACTACATCGTGATGGAATTACTCAAGGGCCGCACCCTTCGCGAGATCGTCGAGAAAGACGGTCCGATGAACGAAGAGGAAGCGCTCGACATGACCGTGGACGTGATCGAAGGACTGCGCGCGGCCTACAGGAACCAGATGATCCATGGCGACATCAAGCCCGCCAATATTTTCATCGCCGATGACGTAGGCGCGAAGATTTTGGATTTCGGCCTCTCCAAGCTGGCCAATGTCGATGTCGCGCCTGACCAGGGCATCTGGGGCTCGCCCTACTACATCTCTCCCGAGCGGGTTGGGCAAAAGGCCGAGGATTTCCGCAGCGACGTGTATAGTTTGGGCGCAACCTTGTTCCAGATGCTCACCGGACATCCGCCGTTTGAGGCCGACACACCCGAGGAACTTGCCGCGAAACGTCTCAACGAGAAGCCACCGCTGTTACGGGAACTGAATCCGGATCTTACACGCAAGACCGAGGAAGTCGTCAACAAGATGCTCAATAAGAGCATTCTTCTCCGCTACCGTGATTACGATGCATTGCTGGTCGATCTCAAGGAAGCCAAGACCGAAGCCACGGCCAAGCGCCTCGGGGTTGATCTCCATCCCGAATTCCAGCCGCCCCCACCGCCGCCACGAGCGCCGAAGCAGACTTCTCCCCTTCCACTGGTGATCACAACGGTGATCGTCGTGTTGCTGATTGTCGGGGTGGTCGCCTACATTTTCTGGCCGCGCACTCCTGTGCCCACCCCTTCTCCTTCGCCTTCACCCAGTCCCACGACGCAGCCACAAACGCCACAAACACCAGCGCCGATACCGCCAAAACCCAAACCGGCACGTCCCTACAACGTCGAGTTCTCGCTTAACGCGTCCAGCGCGCCCGGCGCGCATACAATCACCATCGCGGGCGATTTCAATGGGTGGAAACCGGAAACGGCTATCCCCATGCGCAAGCTGCCCAATGGCGAGTGGGCCGCCACCATCCAACTCCCGGCGGGACGACACTTGTACAAATTGATCGTCGACGGAAAGTGGATCCCCGACCCGGAGAACCCGGCGCAAGAGGATGACAATTATGGAGGCAAGAACTCGGTGGTTGTGGTGGGTAAGTAG
- a CDS encoding YggS family pyridoxal phosphate-dependent enzyme: protein MSEVAHNINQIRQRIRSAAERAGRRPEDVTLVAVSKTIEPERVEAALAAGQALFGESRVQEAKAKIPLVSSRAHWHMIGHLQTNKARDAVGLFEVIHSVDSLKLAAELSKWAEHTGKTQVIFLEVNVSGEASKFGLKPEDLESTLSEINRLPRLEVQGLMTIAPVADEVEKARPHFRRLRELRDALSLRELSMGMTHDFEVAIEEGATMVRIGAAIFGERKRHEPEE from the coding sequence GTGAGTGAGGTTGCACACAACATAAATCAGATTCGCCAGCGCATCCGCTCCGCTGCCGAGCGCGCGGGGCGTCGGCCGGAGGACGTTACACTTGTGGCCGTGAGTAAGACAATCGAGCCGGAGCGCGTGGAAGCTGCGCTGGCGGCCGGGCAGGCCCTTTTCGGCGAGAGCCGAGTGCAGGAGGCAAAGGCAAAGATACCGCTGGTGTCGAGCCGGGCGCACTGGCACATGATCGGCCACCTGCAAACGAACAAAGCGCGCGATGCCGTGGGCTTGTTCGAAGTCATTCACTCCGTCGATAGCCTTAAATTGGCTGCCGAATTGAGCAAATGGGCCGAACACACGGGCAAAACACAAGTTATTTTTCTCGAGGTAAATGTCTCGGGCGAAGCGAGCAAATTTGGGTTGAAGCCCGAGGATTTGGAGTCCACCCTCAGCGAGATCAACAGATTGCCACGCCTCGAGGTCCAGGGATTGATGACCATTGCACCTGTCGCGGACGAAGTGGAGAAAGCGCGGCCTCACTTCCGCCGGTTGCGGGAGCTTCGCGATGCGCTCAGCCTGCGAGAGCTATCGATGGGCATGACCCACGATTTTGAGGTCGCCATCGAAGAGGGTGCGACCATGGTGCGCATCGGCGCTGCCATTTTTGGAGAACGAAAACGACATGAGCCTGAAGAATAA
- the proC gene encoding pyrroline-5-carboxylate reductase, with the protein MSLKNKTIAFLGAGNMGEALIRGLLAAKTVMPSQIIATDVRPERLGELEKTFGIRTTDDNIKAVADADIVLLAVKPQQMSAVLAPLKSAAAVRKLFISIAAGVTTTRIESELGDKVRVVRVMPNTPALVGAGAAALAKGAYATDDDLATAESILGAVGITVRIEERLIDAVTALSGSGPAYVFYVTEAMIKGGVAAGLDEALARKLAIQTVYGAARLLAEGGEGPESLRRKVTSPGGTTEAALKVMNGRKLTEIFVEAIEVAKQRSRELSGS; encoded by the coding sequence ATGAGCCTGAAGAATAAGACAATCGCGTTCCTTGGCGCGGGGAACATGGGGGAAGCGCTGATTCGTGGATTGCTGGCGGCAAAGACGGTTATGCCGTCGCAGATTATCGCCACGGATGTGCGTCCCGAACGATTGGGCGAATTGGAGAAGACTTTTGGCATCCGCACTACAGACGATAACATCAAGGCGGTTGCGGACGCCGACATTGTCCTGCTCGCTGTCAAACCGCAACAGATGTCTGCGGTCCTGGCTCCTTTGAAATCGGCAGCCGCAGTTCGCAAGCTGTTCATCTCGATCGCCGCAGGAGTGACGACGACTCGCATCGAAAGTGAGTTGGGTGACAAAGTCCGGGTGGTTCGGGTGATGCCGAACACGCCAGCACTGGTCGGAGCCGGTGCCGCTGCGTTGGCGAAAGGTGCTTATGCGACTGACGATGACCTGGCGACCGCTGAATCGATTCTTGGGGCCGTGGGCATCACCGTGCGCATCGAAGAGAGGCTTATCGACGCCGTGACCGCCCTCAGTGGCAGCGGTCCCGCCTACGTGTTCTACGTGACTGAGGCGATGATTAAGGGTGGCGTTGCCGCCGGATTGGATGAAGCCTTGGCGAGGAAGCTGGCGATCCAGACCGTTTACGGTGCCGCAAGGTTGTTGGCGGAGGGCGGGGAGGGGCCGGAGTCGCTCCGCCGCAAAGTGACCTCGCCCGGCGGCACGACCGAGGCCGCGCTCAAGGTGATGAACGGGCGCAAGTTGACGGAGATTTTTGTCGAGGCAATCGAGGTAGCCAAGCAGCGATCGCGGGAACTTTCCGGATCCTGA
- a CDS encoding PEP-CTERM sorting domain-containing protein, which produces MPSQLFATTSITDYTVYGLDGVQIGVGSTVNGLVGAKNADTANHNAIFMNGATIVNGDARSGTNVDLQNNATIVGTLYIAPGGVLTTNSGDVIGSVVVGDPMLPVFPTATSFSAGTSNVTTQTSTLTPGSYGGVSYGNGGDLKLTAGTYFMASLTLSGNTQVHLDTTGGPINVFIVGNVTMNNRTAIVTGSNALSWEVHGDWSQGGGSSWDGTLFVPNGTATIGAGSGVTSYTGQIWADSVNIQHGVTVTVPEPTTIALAMVGFAGLALLARRTARRHA; this is translated from the coding sequence GTGCCCTCGCAGCTCTTCGCCACCACGAGCATAACCGACTACACAGTCTACGGCTTGGACGGCGTTCAAATCGGCGTCGGCTCGACCGTAAATGGACTGGTCGGCGCTAAGAACGCTGATACGGCCAATCATAACGCGATCTTCATGAATGGGGCGACCATCGTTAACGGCGATGCCCGCAGTGGAACGAATGTCGACCTGCAGAATAACGCTACGATCGTGGGGACCTTGTATATTGCCCCCGGGGGCGTTCTGACTACCAACAGCGGTGACGTCATCGGGAGTGTTGTAGTCGGCGACCCGATGTTGCCCGTCTTCCCGACGGCGACGTCGTTCTCCGCGGGAACCAGTAATGTCACGACCCAGACCAGCACGCTGACACCGGGCAGTTACGGCGGTGTCTCGTACGGCAACGGCGGCGACCTGAAGCTGACGGCGGGGACGTATTTCATGGCGTCACTCACCCTTAGTGGGAACACCCAGGTCCATCTCGATACCACCGGGGGCCCGATCAATGTTTTTATCGTCGGCAATGTCACCATGAACAACCGGACAGCCATCGTCACCGGCTCCAACGCTCTCTCTTGGGAGGTACACGGTGACTGGTCGCAGGGCGGTGGGAGTTCATGGGACGGCACACTCTTCGTCCCCAACGGAACAGCCACCATCGGTGCGGGCAGCGGTGTCACCAGCTACACCGGGCAGATCTGGGCGGATTCCGTGAACATTCAGCATGGGGTCACGGTGACGGTCCCCGAGCCGACCACGATCGCACTGGCGATGGTCGGCTTCGCCGGGCTGGCGTTGCTCGCGCGCAGAACTGCGCGCCGCCACGCGTAA